A genome region from Clostridium sp. JN-9 includes the following:
- a CDS encoding nitroreductase family protein: MIKDLILKNRSYRRFYENETIDTKTLEELIDLARISSCAGNLQSLKYYLSNSKITNEIIFNNIKWAAYLTDFEGPEEGERPSAYILMLNDTRISKNLLWNHGIAATNILLGAVEKGLGGCMFASVNKAAIAKELKIDEVYDIVMVIALGKPKEIVKLDPMTNNNVKYYRDENQIHHVPKRELKDIIVK; the protein is encoded by the coding sequence ATGATAAAAGATTTAATTCTAAAAAACAGGAGCTACAGAAGATTTTACGAGAATGAAACAATAGATACAAAAACTTTAGAGGAGCTTATAGATTTAGCAAGAATATCATCCTGCGCTGGCAACCTGCAGAGCCTGAAATATTATTTATCAAATTCTAAGATTACCAATGAAATTATCTTTAATAACATAAAATGGGCTGCATATTTAACTGACTTTGAAGGCCCTGAGGAAGGTGAACGACCAAGTGCATATATATTAATGCTTAATGACACTCGTATTAGCAAAAATCTGCTTTGGAACCATGGTATTGCTGCAACAAATATTCTCCTTGGAGCTGTAGAAAAAGGATTAGGAGGATGCATGTTTGCAAGTGTAAATAAGGCTGCTATTGCAAAGGAACTTAAAATAGACGAAGTATACGATATAGTAATGGTCATAGCACTTGGCAAGCCAAAAGAAATTGTAAAATTAGATCCTATGACAAATAATAATGTAAAATATTACAGAGATGAAAATCAAATTCACCATGTTCCAAAAAGAGAACTTAAAGATATAATTGTCAAATAG
- a CDS encoding dicarboxylate/amino acid:cation symporter: MNNFLKTYKSSIILLSSVILGGIIGIAAGPKASVLEPLGTLFINLMFTIIVPLVFFSVSSSIAGMKSMKRLGKIMSSIVIIFTITALIASVFAFLGTLIFSPTKGLDQESIKKIIAVTGKSSTDNANQGVLQQIVNVFTVSDFSALLSRKNMLQLIVFSVLFGVSTAMIGEKGRQVSLFLESATNVMMKLVSLVMYYAPIGLGCYFASMIGQLGSQILQGYLRVFVLYIVLALIYYFGFFSLYAFTAGGKNGIKIFWRNAAEPSIMALATCSSAACIPTNIKSVKKMGVPDDIAETVIPLGANIHKDGSVFGGVMKVTFLLGLYGKDMKSFHAILGIIFVSFLVGAVMGAIPNGGMIGEMLIISIYGFSANVLPIIAIISTIIDAPATVLNSTGNTVSSMMITRFVDGKLTETAGRAESLA; encoded by the coding sequence ATGAATAATTTTTTAAAAACCTACAAGTCCTCAATTATTTTACTTAGTTCAGTAATACTTGGTGGAATAATAGGTATAGCAGCTGGTCCAAAGGCTTCTGTTTTAGAACCCTTAGGTACCCTTTTCATCAATTTGATGTTTACAATAATTGTACCCCTTGTATTTTTTAGTGTATCCTCTTCCATTGCAGGCATGAAAAGTATGAAAAGACTTGGTAAAATAATGAGCAGTATTGTGATAATATTTACAATAACTGCATTAATAGCCTCAGTTTTTGCATTTCTGGGAACCTTGATTTTCAGTCCCACAAAAGGACTTGATCAGGAGTCTATAAAGAAGATAATTGCTGTTACAGGGAAAAGTTCTACAGACAATGCTAATCAGGGAGTACTTCAGCAGATTGTTAATGTATTTACAGTTTCAGATTTTTCTGCATTACTTTCAAGAAAAAATATGCTTCAGCTCATAGTATTTTCTGTATTGTTCGGAGTTTCCACAGCTATGATTGGGGAAAAAGGCAGGCAGGTATCTCTATTTTTGGAGTCTGCAACAAATGTTATGATGAAATTAGTAAGTTTAGTTATGTACTATGCACCAATAGGTCTTGGCTGCTATTTTGCATCTATGATAGGTCAGCTGGGTTCCCAGATCCTTCAAGGATATTTAAGAGTATTTGTCCTTTATATTGTTTTAGCACTTATATACTATTTCGGATTCTTTAGTCTTTATGCTTTTACAGCTGGCGGAAAAAACGGTATAAAAATTTTCTGGAGGAATGCAGCTGAGCCTTCTATTATGGCACTGGCAACCTGCTCCAGTGCTGCATGTATTCCAACTAATATTAAATCTGTTAAAAAAATGGGTGTTCCAGATGACATTGCTGAAACAGTGATTCCCCTTGGAGCAAATATTCATAAAGATGGATCGGTTTTCGGAGGTGTAATGAAGGTAACCTTCTTACTTGGTCTTTACGGTAAAGATATGAAGAGTTTTCATGCAATTTTAGGTATTATATTTGTTTCATTTTTAGTAGGAGCAGTTATGGGTGCTATACCAAACGGCGGTATGATAGGTGAGATGTTAATTATAAGTATATATGGCTTTTCTGCAAATGTGCTGCCTATTATTGCAATAATAAGTACAATTATTGATGCTCCTGCAACTGTGTTAAACTCCACAGGTAATACTGTATCTTCAATGATGATAACAAGATTTGTAGATGGTAAGCTTACTGAAACTGCTGGCAGAGCAGAAAGCTTAGCTTAA
- a CDS encoding SprT-like domain-containing protein: MNSSNSFIENLYYSADEIKFKRNYIYSKFLNISENIKSSVIKKISTDDLYLLLKLYDETFLKGYLNENSHGNIHFSLSKRMTSSAGKTIYPGNIKYLPLNDIKFEIRMAVDFFFKFYETKGHKVVNGIIANDAVEALQLVFEHEICHVLELTMYRQSSCSGNRFKTMANRIFGHTKSYHELPTASQIAKENYKVSIGSKVVFKYNNSNLSGIITNINKRATIMVLNNNGNYADKYGNKYIKYYVPLNMIL; the protein is encoded by the coding sequence ATGAACAGTAGCAATAGTTTTATAGAAAATTTATATTATTCAGCTGACGAAATCAAATTTAAAAGAAATTATATTTATAGTAAGTTTTTAAATATATCAGAGAATATAAAAAGTTCAGTAATAAAAAAAATATCAACAGATGATTTATATCTGCTCTTAAAGTTATATGATGAAACTTTTCTTAAGGGTTATTTAAATGAAAATTCACATGGGAATATTCACTTTTCACTGTCAAAAAGAATGACAAGCAGTGCTGGAAAAACAATTTATCCAGGAAATATAAAATATCTGCCTTTAAATGATATTAAATTTGAAATAAGAATGGCAGTTGATTTTTTCTTTAAATTTTATGAAACAAAGGGACATAAGGTTGTTAATGGAATTATTGCAAATGATGCAGTAGAGGCATTGCAGCTGGTATTTGAACATGAAATATGCCATGTTTTAGAGCTAACAATGTACAGACAGTCCAGCTGCAGCGGCAATAGATTTAAAACAATGGCTAATAGGATTTTCGGCCATACTAAATCCTATCATGAACTTCCTACAGCAAGTCAGATTGCAAAAGAAAATTACAAAGTATCAATAGGCAGTAAGGTAGTATTTAAATATAATAATTCAAATTTAAGCGGAATTATAACCAATATAAATAAAAGAGCAACTATAATGGTATTAAACAATAATGGGAACTATGCAGATAAATACGGTAATAAATATATTAAGTATTATGTACCATTAAATATGATATTATAA
- a CDS encoding helix-turn-helix domain-containing protein, giving the protein MNDFHLCPRFEKAFKLLGKKWNGLIIRVLLNGPKRFSEIKELIPELSDRVLTERFKELEAEGIIERNVFPETPVRVEYEITQKGKELEYAMEEIQKWAEKWM; this is encoded by the coding sequence ATGAATGATTTCCATCTATGTCCCAGATTTGAAAAAGCTTTTAAGCTGCTGGGAAAAAAATGGAATGGACTAATAATAAGAGTTCTTCTTAATGGCCCTAAAAGATTTTCTGAAATAAAAGAATTAATTCCGGAACTAAGCGACAGAGTTCTCACTGAAAGATTTAAAGAACTTGAAGCTGAAGGTATTATAGAAAGAAATGTATTCCCTGAGACCCCTGTAAGAGTAGAATATGAGATTACTCAAAAGGGAAAAGAACTGGAATACGCTATGGAAGAAATTCAAAAATGGGCAGAAAAATGGATGTAA
- a CDS encoding DUF3810 domain-containing protein, with amino-acid sequence MKSVLLKLSGLWLFLITIIINVVFSKAPAAVEVYYSNGFNKAIRQLLSTASGVFPFSLAELIVIAVFIYALFLIVTLIINLRKCKNKKTLIFNFIAKVLFIISVIYFLFIFLWGSNYNRLSFADISKLKVDKTSSKELAGLCEELINRANNLRDDLKEDNTGVMYIPGGYKDIFAREAAGYEALSKKYSELSGSYGSPKPVLMSKLMCYTGITGVYFPFTGEANVNVNISDFMLPCTSAHEMAHQRGFAREDEANYIAYAACTLSPYADFQYSGVMLGLIYSMDALKKADYNQYKVLTAKYSSKVLRDLKSDNEFWSKYDGVIENVSDSINNNYLKSNGQQDGVKSYGRMVDLLIAEYKQIKNNY; translated from the coding sequence GTGAAATCGGTTTTATTAAAATTGTCAGGATTATGGCTGTTTTTAATAACAATAATAATTAATGTGGTTTTCTCAAAGGCACCTGCAGCTGTTGAAGTGTATTACTCCAATGGATTTAATAAAGCAATAAGACAGCTTTTAAGCACAGCTTCAGGAGTTTTTCCTTTTTCATTAGCCGAATTAATTGTAATAGCTGTTTTTATTTATGCATTATTTCTCATAGTAACATTGATTATTAACTTAAGAAAGTGTAAAAATAAGAAAACTTTAATATTTAATTTCATAGCAAAAGTATTATTTATTATTTCAGTTATATACTTCTTGTTTATATTTCTTTGGGGATCAAATTATAACAGACTTTCATTTGCTGATATTTCAAAACTTAAAGTAGATAAAACATCCTCTAAAGAATTGGCTGGTTTATGTGAGGAACTCATTAACAGAGCAAATAATTTAAGAGATGATTTAAAAGAAGATAACACAGGAGTAATGTATATACCTGGAGGATATAAAGATATTTTTGCCAGAGAGGCTGCAGGTTATGAAGCTCTTTCAAAAAAGTATAGTGAACTTAGCGGAAGCTACGGAAGTCCAAAGCCTGTACTTATGTCTAAATTAATGTGTTATACAGGCATAACAGGTGTGTATTTCCCTTTTACAGGGGAGGCAAATGTTAATGTAAATATTAGTGATTTTATGTTGCCATGCACATCAGCACATGAAATGGCCCATCAAAGGGGATTTGCCAGGGAAGACGAGGCAAATTATATTGCCTATGCTGCCTGCACATTAAGTCCCTATGCTGATTTTCAATATTCAGGAGTAATGCTTGGCTTAATTTATTCTATGGACGCTCTAAAAAAAGCAGACTATAATCAGTATAAGGTACTTACAGCTAAATATTCCTCAAAAGTACTAAGGGATTTAAAAAGTGACAATGAATTCTGGAGTAAATATGATGGTGTCATTGAAAATGTATCTGATAGTATAAATAACAATTATCTAAAATCAAATGGTCAGCAGGACGGAGTTAAAAGCTATGGAAGAATGGTGGATTTATTAATAGCAGAATATAAACAAATCAAAAATAATTATTGA
- a CDS encoding nitroreductase family protein, with protein sequence MGYSSFTELIKARKSANNFKEGVEIPKEEFDEIFKLLALQPSCFNLQHARYLVIRDKEMKELFKDKACPQYKVHTASAAVLVFGDKMAYKDVEKIYEPMKQLGMMDEVAYSKVVSDTYNLYEGRGEVFIRDEAIRNASLSAMMFMLIAKDRGWDTCPMIGFNGDMAKKLFEVPDQFEPAILITIGKEDPNKKRLRGYRKPVEEFVKYI encoded by the coding sequence ATGGGCTATTCAAGTTTTACTGAATTAATAAAAGCTAGAAAATCTGCAAACAATTTTAAAGAAGGCGTTGAAATTCCCAAGGAGGAATTTGATGAAATATTTAAATTATTAGCGCTGCAGCCATCATGTTTCAATCTTCAGCATGCAAGATATTTAGTAATAAGAGATAAGGAAATGAAAGAGCTTTTTAAAGATAAAGCATGCCCTCAATATAAGGTTCATACAGCATCTGCTGCAGTTCTGGTGTTTGGAGATAAAATGGCTTATAAGGATGTTGAAAAGATATATGAACCAATGAAACAGCTGGGTATGATGGATGAGGTAGCATATTCAAAAGTGGTATCGGATACCTATAATCTTTATGAGGGCAGAGGAGAAGTATTTATAAGAGACGAAGCTATAAGAAATGCATCATTATCTGCAATGATGTTTATGTTAATTGCAAAGGACAGAGGCTGGGATACATGTCCAATGATTGGTTTTAATGGAGATATGGCAAAAAAATTATTTGAAGTTCCAGATCAGTTTGAGCCTGCAATATTAATTACCATTGGCAAAGAGGATCCAAATAAAAAGAGATTAAGAGGGTACAGAAAACCAGTAGAGGAATTTGTAAAATACATATAA
- a CDS encoding AAA family ATPase, which produces MKPIRLEIEGFNSFRDKQIINFKKLTDKGFFGIFGKTGSGKSSILDAIIYALYGKIERDQGGFINLNSDKAVIKYTFEIGAGDERKTYHIHRVTKRDKNGGYKSTIAKLYQVKGENLEILCDGKSNVDKKVIEIIGLKHTDFTRAVVLPQGRFSEFLKTTPKERSEMLERLFGLKKYGSALTEKLKKESQKNNNELIRIEGELGYYKDVNEEKLNYISNEYNDLLKQVENLRGKKKEADNTFDKYKNIWLLQNDLNSRLIEKNKYMADKPIMDEKKRLAKDGERALLVKPYIDRFESAEKNLHSVTENLANENKEYTHIKSLIENISGEYEKAYTIKEKELPELNKKEANVSQAIKMIQQLNQYDTEINALKENYSLTDKERKTLESSINSKKEELKHCINTISIKESEIADIFLSPEEREKTIKALDIEKSIKNINIDIEKLIKENEKQIAEINIDKKALADMEKKFNEVKDEIEVIKVKLTELNGNCPGDNDLLIEKLNQYNDFEKKLEENKKILDLKLQKEKEYTQLKNSYEELKVKKKNKSADILHISEKLKKEKNELEHIKVNNMAGIIASNLKENDPCPVCGNVHKVKLAELVDVKVIEEKNVIINELEHEYESLDKEIRALDTEFVQTEVTLNSVTCDLKDKELKLKDFNVKEEELVLEKIKKEYIQLKYSMEQWKIEKEESSNKLSELEKNKSSLEIQKVRFEEAVRKGTILTEKYTSDINNKNMDLSKFSEKIKFIKDELGIDDFQSRYTDIIENDKKRANLEKQLKDTRALKEHIENTIKTDNENLQIKVNELSTMLESGKQKAQFIEKLKNDIKTLSDGMKPESYIEEIKSKILLIINNEKKLKDNLENHTVKKNEIEKNINTLSRLKDNFLKDTGRFKEELNIKLKENSFSSKEDVIASYLNKGDLKALQLEIKKYDDECNKILNNIEEIEKKLNGEKIEKEQWDEIQKNTAELNKLLEEKIGIIAAKKSEISKMKALVEKLKLILIEREKYLHKKDLLDELEKIFKGNKFVEFVAHGQLKYVTAEASRRLLRNTKDKFELKLNEDGEFYIKDNSSGGLLRSTSSLSGGELFLASLSLALALSSHIQLKGSAPLEFFFLDEGFGTLDDELLDTVMDSLENLRSEKLSVGIISHVKELRDRVPIKILVKSSSAVEGSKIVIENS; this is translated from the coding sequence ATGAAGCCTATACGTCTTGAAATTGAAGGATTTAACAGCTTTAGAGATAAGCAGATAATAAATTTTAAAAAGTTAACTGATAAAGGATTCTTTGGCATTTTCGGCAAAACAGGCAGCGGCAAATCATCTATTCTTGATGCCATAATTTACGCTCTTTATGGAAAAATAGAACGTGATCAGGGAGGGTTTATAAATTTAAATTCTGATAAGGCTGTTATTAAATATACATTTGAAATAGGTGCTGGTGATGAAAGAAAAACATATCATATTCACAGAGTAACAAAACGGGATAAAAACGGAGGCTATAAGAGTACAATTGCAAAATTATATCAGGTTAAAGGTGAAAATCTTGAAATACTTTGCGATGGAAAGTCAAATGTTGACAAGAAAGTAATAGAAATTATAGGATTAAAGCACACTGATTTTACAAGGGCCGTGGTTCTTCCTCAAGGAAGATTCAGTGAATTTTTAAAGACAACTCCTAAGGAAAGAAGCGAAATGCTGGAAAGATTATTTGGCTTAAAAAAATATGGAAGTGCTCTTACAGAAAAGCTTAAAAAAGAATCTCAAAAGAATAATAATGAGCTCATTAGGATAGAAGGAGAATTAGGATATTATAAGGATGTTAATGAAGAAAAATTAAATTATATAAGTAATGAATACAATGATTTGCTAAAACAGGTTGAAAACCTTAGAGGGAAAAAGAAGGAAGCAGATAATACTTTTGATAAATATAAAAATATCTGGCTTCTTCAAAATGACCTTAACAGCAGGCTAATTGAAAAAAATAAATACATGGCTGATAAACCGATTATGGATGAAAAGAAAAGGCTTGCAAAGGATGGAGAAAGGGCTTTATTGGTTAAGCCATACATTGACAGATTTGAGTCGGCTGAGAAGAATCTCCACAGTGTTACAGAAAATTTAGCCAATGAAAATAAAGAATATACACATATAAAATCACTAATAGAAAATATAAGTGGTGAGTATGAAAAAGCTTATACCATTAAAGAAAAAGAACTGCCTGAATTAAATAAAAAAGAGGCAAATGTATCTCAGGCTATAAAAATGATTCAGCAGCTAAATCAATATGATACTGAAATTAATGCATTAAAAGAAAACTATTCACTTACAGACAAAGAAAGGAAGACATTAGAAAGCAGCATTAATTCAAAAAAAGAAGAATTAAAACACTGCATAAATACAATAAGCATAAAAGAAAGTGAAATAGCTGATATATTTTTATCACCTGAAGAAAGAGAAAAAACCATTAAAGCTCTTGATATTGAAAAAAGCATTAAAAATATAAATATTGATATAGAAAAGCTTATAAAGGAAAATGAAAAACAAATAGCTGAAATAAATATTGATAAAAAAGCATTAGCTGATATGGAGAAAAAGTTTAATGAAGTAAAAGATGAAATTGAAGTTATAAAAGTAAAGTTGACAGAATTAAATGGTAATTGCCCTGGAGATAATGATTTATTAATTGAAAAATTAAATCAATACAATGATTTTGAAAAAAAGCTGGAAGAAAATAAAAAAATACTGGATTTAAAACTTCAAAAGGAAAAAGAATATACACAGTTAAAAAACAGTTATGAAGAATTAAAAGTAAAAAAGAAAAATAAGAGTGCAGATATACTTCATATATCTGAAAAACTTAAAAAAGAAAAAAATGAACTTGAACATATAAAAGTTAATAATATGGCAGGGATTATTGCTTCAAATTTGAAAGAAAATGATCCCTGCCCAGTATGCGGCAATGTACATAAAGTGAAATTAGCTGAACTTGTTGATGTTAAAGTAATTGAAGAAAAAAATGTTATAATAAATGAGTTGGAACATGAGTATGAAAGTTTAGACAAAGAAATAAGAGCTTTAGATACTGAATTTGTACAAACAGAAGTTACTTTAAATTCTGTAACCTGTGATCTAAAAGATAAGGAATTAAAATTAAAAGACTTCAATGTTAAAGAAGAAGAATTAGTTCTTGAGAAAATAAAGAAAGAATATATTCAATTAAAATACAGCATGGAACAATGGAAAATAGAAAAAGAAGAATCCTCAAATAAATTAAGTGAACTGGAAAAGAACAAATCATCACTTGAAATTCAAAAGGTAAGATTTGAAGAAGCTGTAAGAAAAGGTACAATTCTTACTGAGAAATACACTAGTGATATTAATAATAAAAATATGGATTTATCAAAGTTTAGTGAAAAAATAAAATTTATAAAAGATGAGCTGGGTATTGATGACTTCCAGAGCAGATATACTGATATTATTGAAAATGATAAGAAAAGGGCCAATTTAGAAAAACAGTTAAAGGATACCAGAGCTTTAAAGGAACACATTGAAAACACCATTAAAACTGACAATGAGAATCTTCAAATTAAAGTTAATGAATTATCTACCATGTTGGAAAGTGGAAAACAAAAGGCACAATTTATAGAAAAGCTTAAAAATGACATTAAAACACTTTCTGATGGCATGAAACCTGAATCATATATTGAAGAAATAAAAAGTAAGATTTTATTAATAATAAATAATGAAAAAAAGCTTAAGGATAATCTTGAAAATCATACAGTCAAAAAAAATGAAATAGAAAAAAATATAAATACCCTTAGCAGATTAAAAGACAATTTTTTAAAGGATACTGGGAGATTTAAAGAAGAGCTAAACATAAAGCTGAAAGAAAATTCATTTAGTTCTAAGGAAGATGTTATTGCTTCATACTTAAATAAAGGTGATTTAAAGGCTTTACAGTTGGAAATAAAAAAATATGATGATGAATGCAATAAAATATTAAATAATATTGAAGAAATAGAAAAGAAATTAAATGGAGAAAAAATAGAAAAAGAACAATGGGATGAAATTCAAAAAAACACTGCAGAGTTAAATAAGCTTTTAGAAGAAAAAATAGGAATTATTGCTGCAAAAAAAAGCGAAATTTCCAAAATGAAAGCACTTGTTGAAAAGTTAAAGCTTATTTTAATAGAAAGAGAAAAATACCTTCACAAAAAAGACCTTTTAGATGAATTGGAAAAGATATTTAAAGGAAATAAGTTTGTAGAATTTGTTGCTCACGGCCAATTAAAATATGTAACTGCTGAGGCGTCCAGAAGGCTTTTAAGAAACACCAAGGATAAATTTGAGCTTAAGCTTAATGAAGATGGGGAATTTTATATTAAGGATAATTCCAGCGGTGGATTGCTTCGTTCTACAAGTTCTTTATCAGGCGGCGAGTTATTTTTAGCTTCTTTGTCATTAGCACTAGCCCTTTCATCCCATATTCAGTTAAAAGGCTCCGCTCCTTTGGAATTTTTCTTTCTTGATGAAGGCTTTGGTACTTTAGATGATGAATTACTGGATACAGTTATGGATTCTCTTGAAAATCTTAGAAGTGAAAAGTTAAGTGTTGGAATAATTAGTCATGTTAAGGAGCTTAGAGACAGAGTACCTATTAAAATACTGGTTAAATCATCATCTGCGGTTGAGGGCAGTAAAATTGTAATAGAAAACAGTTAA
- a CDS encoding exonuclease SbcCD subunit D, giving the protein MKIIHTSDWHLGKLLEGNSRLEEQEQFIDEFVQKVEEKDADLIIIAGDIYDSGNPSAKAECLFYNGVKRISNNGRRAILIIAGNHDSPERLEAVIPLAREQGIIILGTPKSVIETGKFGSFNVVDSGEGYIELCINNESAVILTIPYPSEKRLGEILSQESDEEQVQKSYSARIGEIFNELSKKYRKDTINLAVSHLYVAGGETSDSERAIQLGGSYAVQLNDLPKKAQYIALGHLHKNQVFNIDDVPVVYCGSPIKYSKKEKNNKNCIYFIDLKPGEKAAPERIYLTDYKPIEVWKCKSIDEAIDRCRNDGKRNIWVYIEIDCDRIISQQEIKEMKDYRPDIIEIKPNLKGAENENEIYENLTEKSMEEVFRKFYLWRNETEPTQELVELFLSIVDEKEM; this is encoded by the coding sequence TTGAAGATTATTCATACATCTGACTGGCATTTAGGTAAACTTCTTGAAGGCAACAGCAGACTTGAAGAACAGGAGCAATTCATTGATGAATTTGTACAGAAGGTTGAAGAAAAAGATGCAGATCTAATTATTATAGCAGGTGATATTTACGATTCGGGCAATCCTTCAGCAAAGGCTGAATGTCTTTTTTATAATGGAGTTAAAAGAATTTCAAATAATGGCCGTCGGGCAATTCTAATAATAGCAGGTAATCATGACAGTCCTGAAAGACTGGAAGCAGTTATACCTCTTGCAAGAGAACAGGGAATTATCATTTTGGGAACTCCAAAAAGTGTTATTGAAACAGGAAAGTTTGGAAGCTTTAATGTGGTGGATTCAGGAGAAGGATATATAGAGCTTTGCATTAATAATGAAAGTGCAGTGATTTTAACAATTCCTTATCCTAGTGAGAAAAGATTAGGAGAAATATTGTCTCAGGAAAGTGATGAGGAACAAGTTCAAAAAAGCTATTCTGCAAGAATTGGAGAAATTTTTAATGAGCTGTCAAAGAAATATAGAAAAGACACAATTAATCTGGCAGTATCACATCTTTATGTTGCAGGGGGCGAAACCTCAGACTCTGAAAGAGCAATTCAGTTAGGAGGAAGTTATGCAGTACAGCTTAATGACCTTCCTAAAAAAGCTCAATATATAGCCCTTGGACATCTGCATAAAAATCAGGTTTTTAATATAGATGATGTACCTGTAGTATACTGCGGTTCACCTATTAAATACAGTAAAAAGGAAAAAAACAATAAAAACTGTATTTATTTTATTGATTTAAAGCCAGGTGAAAAGGCAGCTCCTGAAAGAATATATTTAACTGATTATAAGCCCATAGAAGTATGGAAATGCAAAAGTATAGATGAAGCAATTGACAGATGCAGAAATGATGGTAAAAGAAATATATGGGTTTATATTGAGATTGACTGTGATAGAATTATTTCTCAGCAGGAAATTAAAGAAATGAAGGACTACAGGCCTGATATAATAGAAATAAAGCCAAACCTTAAAGGTGCAGAAAATGAAAATGAAATTTATGAAAATCTTACAGAAAAAAGCATGGAAGAAGTCTTCAGAAAGTTTTACCTGTGGAGAAATGAAACAGAGCCCACTCAGGAGCTTGTAGAATTATTTTTGAGCATTGTGGATGAGAAGGAAATGTAA
- a CDS encoding helix-turn-helix domain-containing protein has product MNLKDEIIDRLTTIGFNKYEAKVYLTLLENQEITAYEISKRSGVPQSKIYETVRSLVNKGISSMNGFEPVKYSALPLDEFLNNYKNSTESTIDYLKENIKNISDVQTSDYMWHFNDIDSIKNKIASMINNSNKSIYLSMWDEEYDSFYDDLLKASKRNVDMVSILYGTVKNEIGKIYYHEMHGMKEDAAVNGRWICLVTDYNECLFAIIKGNDSSCVWTQNKSFMLVTECFITHDIFIAEIYSKHRDELDKEFGYNLEKIRQHLHIG; this is encoded by the coding sequence ATGAACCTGAAAGATGAAATAATTGACAGGCTTACAACTATAGGGTTTAACAAATATGAAGCCAAGGTATATTTAACCCTGCTTGAAAATCAGGAAATTACAGCTTACGAAATAAGCAAAAGATCAGGTGTACCTCAGTCGAAAATTTATGAAACAGTTAGATCTCTTGTTAATAAAGGTATATCCAGCATGAACGGTTTTGAGCCAGTAAAATACTCAGCGCTTCCACTAGATGAATTTTTAAACAACTATAAAAATTCAACGGAATCAACAATAGATTACCTTAAAGAAAATATTAAAAATATAAGTGATGTTCAAACATCAGATTATATGTGGCATTTTAACGACATAGATTCAATAAAGAATAAAATTGCTTCTATGATTAATAATTCTAATAAAAGCATATATTTATCCATGTGGGATGAAGAATATGACAGTTTTTATGATGATTTATTAAAGGCCAGCAAAAGAAATGTTGATATGGTGTCAATACTTTATGGAACTGTAAAAAACGAGATAGGTAAGATATATTATCACGAAATGCACGGTATGAAGGAGGATGCTGCTGTAAATGGCAGATGGATATGTCTTGTTACAGATTATAATGAGTGTCTTTTTGCCATTATTAAAGGAAATGACAGCTCCTGTGTCTGGACCCAGAATAAGTCATTTATGCTGGTTACAGAGTGTTTCATTACCCATGATATTTTTATTGCAGAAATATATTCAAAGCACAGAGATGAACTTGATAAAGAATTTGGCTATAATTTAGAGAAAATCAGACAACATCTCCATATAGGATAA